Within the Medicago truncatula cultivar Jemalong A17 chromosome 4, MtrunA17r5.0-ANR, whole genome shotgun sequence genome, the region ttttgttaacaatttttaaaacttGTTAGCAtaatctttatatatatatatatatatatatatatatatatatatatattataattattgattaaaGTTCCAAAGGTTGAACCCCCTAACCTAGGGTCCTGGCAACGCCACTGCTGATAATTTCATTAATTTGAAACTAACCATAAACAATAAATCTAGATACTGGGAGTAACTGAATGTAATTTTAGTACACTCTCAACTTTAATTTGCATATTGTAGGGCACTGCGGCTGCTGAAAGCTGCAGATCTCAAGATGGAAATGCTTCGGATTCTAATTTTCCCAATGAAAGAACAGAAAAGGCTGATGATGTCCCATCGGATGAGGTTCTTACCTTAGCCATCCATGAGAAGTCCGTTCAACAAATTGGTTCTAGCAAACCCTCTTCTGATGGAGAAATGGGTAGCTCTGAGCCAACTGGTAATCATGAAATTTCAAACACTGAAGGCGTGATCAACGGAGAAGTTGGATCACCACAGTCAAGAGGAATGACTAATAAGGTTGGAGGAAAATCATTTGGTTTTGGACCAAGAGGTCTTGATAAAGGTCCCGCAAAGGTAAAGAATTTCATATTTGTTATGGCTGATTGAAAGATTTGTTGATTATTGACttggttattattattattattattattatttttaataagctaaACTAGCCCACCTTGAGAGGAGCTCACTCCAAGGTTTCAAGCCACACCACCAGAACCCAAATGGGTTATTGACCTGgttattattgattattttgttttattgtcacacacacacacacacacacatatgtaatatatataatatgataaacCAAGCCTTGCCCCATTAAGTGAGATCAAGTGATACACTTTTGCTCTATTCGAAACCAAATTTACAGCAAGTCCATTTAGAGTATGGTCCTTTTAATTGTTTCTCCTAATTTTTTTGAGTCCTTTTCTCCTCGTTTTAAATTggattgttttcattttgatcccttttgTGCAACTATGCCTCTCTCTCGGTTCTTCTTAAATGAGAGAATCACCTTAGATGAGTTTCTggcatacattttttttagttgaacTTGCTTACCCTTCTGTTGATATTATCCACCATTTTAAAGAATCAAATTTGCAgacatcaatttttattttgttcattttgaAATTGAGTTATAAAATGATTAAGTACTTCTGAGCAATACTTTGGGTAGTTCTTTACCCGATATATGTGACCAGATTTTCTGCAACCCTTAGACACGAGATTGGATCGAGTCTACCGAGGTGTTGCTTAAAGCTTCACTGTTTAAAGTATTGATGCTATAACTCTTCAAgaaaacatgtttttcttttttggaagATACAATTTATAAACTTGTCTGGTTGCAATCTGAAGGCAATGAAGATGCTGCACCCTGCGGAAGGAAATGGGCTGAGTAAATTTAGTGACCCTCCAGGAGATGCCTACTTGGATGATTTATTTCCGTTAGACAAACGACATGGGGAGGTTGTAGGTGAGGCATCCACATCTACATCCACTTCACATATGGCAAAAGGCAATGCATCTATGATTGATGGAGGGGAAAAGGACCTGGCAAAAGAGTTGAGAGCTACAATTGCACGAAAGCAGTGGGAGAAAGAGAGTGAAATTGGACAGGCAAATAATGGTGGGAACCTTTTACACCGAGTGATGATAGGTGTTCTAAAAGACGATGTGATTGATATAGATGGTTTGGTATGTTAGTCGGTTTTCATAATTAATCTCTTTTTTCTCTGTTTAAAATCCCATGTTTGTATCCTTTTAACTTTTTGTggcctcattttttttatcaggtaTTTGATGAAAAACTTCCTGGAGAGAACCTTTTTCCTCTGCAGGTACCAAGGCCTTTTCCTCTGTCCTCAGCATAACATACACCTATCTCATGTAGTCTGCTCTAATAATTTGTTGGCATCTCATATATTCTTTCTCTTAGTTTGTATTTTATGTTATGGATGTGGGTGCATCTTTATTGAATGTGAGGTAGAATACACTTGTCCTGCAAAAATGACTATATTAGAGCCTATGtttggaagattttttttttatttgttctttgTTTAACCCTCTGCTTCTGTGCTACACACCATGGGTATGGTTTAGTACATGGTCATCTTGTGAGGTATACATCACATCTTTGGTGTACAATAATCTGACACATGGAAGAGAATGGTAGAGGGCAAGAGACAGGGAGGGAAGGAAAAAAAGCACTGCACTCCATGTATTGTCCCCAATTCGTGTGATATCTAATGTATTGATGTGTCCTTTTGGTGTTCTTTATTTCAATTGTTTTCAGAGTTAAATGTTTTTGGCCCCTATAAAATCAGCAACATGTtgattttagttcctataaactatattttttagtcccaaaaacatgcaaaaattGTGTGCTTTTAGTCCCTGACAAGAGAATAGTGGGGGACGAAAAATATACTACCTTTACTATGTTAGATTCAAAATGTATGAACTTTTTATGGGGACAAAAATTACTTTCAATTCTAttgggactaaaaatatatttaaccctttattaaAATGACTgctagcttcttttttttttcccttgggGGGTCCAACAATTCTGTCTGAgttgtgtttttttatcaaGGGGTCCTTTCGTTATTTTCTAACTGAAAATGTAACTCAAGTTGCTTTTTCTGCCAcctaaaaaattgcattttggcATCTTCTATTCACTTCCAACACTTGAACTCCATAGTGTATGTTTCCTTGATGCtttcagataattttttattttaaaaaaaagaacaagttCTAGACTCTGttgatttcaaaaaattataacttcCAATTTTTCAGACAATACTTTTCTCTGCTATGTAacttcttttcaattttatagtGACATTTTATCTGCTGCCCCTCACTTTATCCTCAGACATTTAACAACCATCCTCTGCATGTGAAACATGCTTCAATGcagagaaattttttaaaattggcCTACCAATGTTTTTGTATGTGAGACATGCATTTGTGATGTATTTACCATTACTTTGTAGGCCGTTGAGTTCAGCAAATTAGTTGGTTCATTAAAACCAGAGGAATCAGAAGACGTGATTGTCTCTGCTTGTCAGAAACTCATTGGTATATTTCAGCAGCGGTCAGAGCAGAAGATTGTTTTTGTTACCCAGCATGGTTTACTTCCGCTAACTGACTTGCTAGATGTTCCTAAAACTCGTGTATGCTGTCCATCTTGATACTTCATTTGacttttaattattgaatgacACAGCTGACAAATAAGTAATTGGGATGGAAACATCTTAAATTCAATGGATGTTTCAGGTCATATGTTCTGTGCTTCAgcttataaatcaaataattagagacaACACTGATTTTCAAGAAAATGCTTGTCTTGTTGGATTGGTAAGTCCCATGTATGTTTTATGCTCCTTTCCCTATACCTCTATTTGATTATTTGTTGGATTAAATTCTACATTAAAATGTCTAATTAATGTTAGGGAGGCTCATTGGTCTAATTGTTGGTTCCACTCAGTAtccttcattattattatttgggcATGATAGTGCTGTAATCTTGAGGAAGAATTTTACAAATCTTCTATGAAATAAACCAACAAACAATGCATAGCAATTTCATTGTCACACTGTTGAATTAAGgtttatttaatttgtaaattatctaattttatatcattgaCATGctgcttttgttgtttttatgtgTGTGCTGGTTCCACTCAGTGttcttcattattattatttggacATGACAGTGCTGTAATCTTGAAGAAGAATTTTACAAATCTTCTATGAAATAAACCAATAATGCATAGCAATTTCATTGTCACACTGTTGAACTAAGgtttatttaatttgtaaattATCTAATTATTATATCATTGACATGTaggttttgttgtttttatgtaTGTGCTGGTGTCATTTAGCAATCTTCTTGCATGATCAAGGTTCTGGGTTTTGATTGCATAACTGACCAAGTAGCTATTTGGGAATAGTTCATAGAAATGATCATTTCCTTCAAAGGAAGCATAAAATCtgtttgagaaatgatatttgtacaaccatttttgagacaacttttgggacaacctttTCTTCCCTCTTCTTTTAGGTTTACAGTCTAAAGCAAATTTTCTATCTGATTTCTCCTTGTAGGAAAAAATCTACTTTAGAGTATGTTGTCTCACTTCTTTACGTGATAAAATAATCATCTCCTTACCTAAAACATGTATTGGCTAAAGTAAGATCCAAGCAGGTGAAAAATCTTGGATAGATTTACCCTTCAAATTTACCTCCTTTAGGCCATATCCCTTATGCAAAGCCTTGTAAGGCGTAACCTTTAGATGCCTCATTGAAAAATCTTTCTCCTAGTGGTATTTCCTAAATTGAGCCTTCTTAATCCTCCCAAAAGGTGCGTAAGCACCGATCACATTAAAGGTGTCTTGTTCCACAATCCTAGCATTAACATTATGACGTCTTTGAtccatttcatttttatatgaCTAAGTTTTGCATTGGCTGTTTTATGAGATTaaggataaaaaattgaaacaagaCTGCTTTAATTATAGATTTTCTATATGCTTGATTTTATCAGTGTCCTCAAATATTTTGGTTCAGCTATATTTAATGCAAAATTTCTTGGTAGATTCCTGCAGTCATGAGCTTTGCTGTACCCGATCGTCCCCGGGAGATTCGTATGGAAGCAGCTTATTTTTTTCAGCAGCTTTGTCAGTCAAGGTTTcaagttattttatttgttaccATTATGTGGATTTTATACTTCAAAAATAAGGCATTGAATTGATTGTTCACACTTGATGCAGTTCTTTGACGTTACAAATGTTTATAGCTTGCCGTGGAATACCTGTTTTGGTGGGATTTCTTGAAACTGATTATGCCAAGTACAGGTcagttatttttataaattttgcttatgtagaattaaattttacatttataGTCTGCAGTGCTATGGTTATGCCAAGATGTGGCATTGCAACAGAAATGGCATGGGTTTATCTGATGCTATTTTTGGGAAATAAATGATCTGATATGGGATCATCTTAAAACCACATAAGGCTCTCTTTTCATCTGtattattatgatgttttcTTCAGCACATAACAGACTTTCctgttttttatatttgcttCTTCTAGTTTGCATGAGTTTAATCTTGTAATTTGCAATAAATTCTCGTATTTTGTACAATGAAAACTGACTGACTCAACTTCTGTCTCAGGGAAATGGTTCATCTGGCTATTGATGGCATGTGGCAGGTATTTAAGCTTCAGCAATCAACACCTAGAAATGATTTTTGTCGCATTGCCGCTAAAAATGGCATACTCCTTAGGCTTATAAATACACTTTATAGCTTAAATGAGTCAACACGATTAGCATCTATGTCTGCTGGGAGTGGATTTTTAGTTGATGGTTCGACTCAACGGCCACGTTCTGGTATCTTGGATCCTACACATCCTTTTTTCGGTCAGAATGAGGCACTGCTCTCTTCAGCGGATCAGCAAGATCTCACTAAACTAAGGCATGGAGCACTTGATCATCACTTAGAGTCTTCACATAGAAGGTCAGATTCTAACTACCAAATGGATGTTGATAGACCTCAATCAAGCAATGCTGCAGCTGAAGCTGTGCCACTAGAGATGAGTTTGAATCTTGCATCCAGGGAATCTTCAGCGGGTAcattgaaagagagagagaacgCAGATCGTTGGAAAAGTGATCCCTCTCGAGCTGATGTTGAACTCAGACAACGTCTTAGTATTTCTGGCAACAGAAAATCAACAGATAGGTCTTCAAAATTGACAGAAACTTCCTCGAACGGGTTATCAGCAACAGGAGCTACTCAGCAAGAGCAAGTTAGGCCTCTTCTTAGCTTGTTGGAGAAAGAGCCCCGATCTGGACGTTTCTCTGGACAGCTTGAATATGTACGTCAGTTTTCAGCGTTAGAAAGACATGAAAGTGTACTCCCTTTGCTTCATGCCTCTGAGAAGAAAACGAACGGTGAACTGGACTTTTTGATGGCAGAATTCGCAGGTAATAAAGTTCTGTCTGCTTCTTTGATGAAGATATTTCAAATGGATAAATAACAGAAATCTACCTGTTACAATTCTGATAACAGTGGGAGTAAACTTAATTTCGTTGAATTACTAACTAACTAATTACAATAGTAAACACCTGACTGAAGGTAgtttagttagtttttttttttttttttttttgcgggaGGTAGTTTAGTTAGTTACTGAGGCTGAATAATCTAGAATGCAACAAAACACATACATGGAAGAGAGTATAGAATAATTAGCCAACAAAGAAAcattctgttttatttttttacattcacTTCAATGCTTTCTTTGTGGATTGTTGTCTTTATTTGTTTGCTGTGGACTTTTTTATGGTTGTGCAGATGTTTCTCAACGTGGAAGGGAAAACGGAAATCTTGACTCCAGTGCTAGAGTGTCTCAAAGAGTTGCTCCCAAGAAATTAGGGACTTTTGGTTCTAGTGAAGGAGCTGCTTCCACATCTGGGATCGTATCTCAGACAGCATCAGGTGTATTGTCTGGTTCAGGTGTTCTAAATGCTAGACCAGGTAGTGCTACTTCATCTGGACTACTTTCCCACATGGTTTCATCATTGAATGCAGAAGTTGCAAAAGAGTACCTTGAAAAGGTGGCAGATCTTCTGCTTGAGTTTGCACAAGCAGACACAACAGTGAAGTCTTATATGTGTAGTCAAAGCTTGCTCAGTCGACTTTTCCAGATGTTTAATAGGGTAGAACCACCTATTTTGTTGAAGGTACTACACAACATATCCTTTATGGAATTTAGCATATATTCCACTGCATAGTTTCTAACCATTTTGGCATTGGTATATTTTTAGATACTGAGGTGTATTAATCACCTGTCAACTGATCCAAATTGCTTAGAAAATCTTCAGCGTGCTGAGGCAATAAAATACTTGATACCAAATCTTGAACTCAAAGAAGGGTCTCTTGTATCAGAGATACATCATGAGGTGAGTCATACTTACCTTCCTTCTATTAAAATTTAGTTGTGGCTCATAAATGctatttattatttgttaaatattttaaaaacttatttcaacATGTGATTGATTGGTAGTGGACTAGCTACTGGTAggtaaaaaacatataaaacataCATGTATTTCTCGTTAACTTTCAGTTAGGAACCCCAACCCGAACCCATTGAAGTTGAAATTAAAGATCGAATGAATCAAAAGAATAGAATCATATTATTCAAAACTGAACAGCAAATGGAGCATAAAATTCTTCCTTAGGGGTCTCCTCTTCACGGAGGATATCTCCTTTCACACACATGCCATCAAATATACAGAACGGCGTCTTCCATCTTTTAATcccctatttatttatttaactaatATCATCTTGCTAACTAACTATCCTAATTGTTCCCAACTAATTTTCCCTTCTTCCCTATCTTGACCCTTTATGTACCATGTTTACTCACTAGTACTACTTGCGAGTTGCGTTTGtaccaagtaaaaaaaaaatagcagttGTCAGGCAGTAACTACAGGGTTCTTTTGCtatgctaaaaataaataaaatattagcaCCAACAGTATTATAAGTCTAGCATTGTGGTATGTGTGTGTTGAAAGTTGGCTTGAATCTCATCTTTCATTTCTCTTTCGTAGGTCCTGAACGCATTGTTCAACTTATGCAAGATAAATAAGAGGAGACAGGAACAGGCAGCCGAAAATGGAATCATTCCCCACCTGATGCAATTCATCACATCAAACTCTCCTCTCAAACAATATGCATTGCCTCTGTTGTGTGACATGGCTCATGCATCTCGTAACTCAAGGGAGCAGTTAAGGGCTCATGGTGGTTTGGATATCTATTTGAACCTTCTTGAGGATGAGTTTTGGTCTGTAACAGCACTAGATTCAATTGCTGTTTGCTTGGCCCATGACAATGATAATAGGAAGGTTGAACAAGCATTGCTAAAGAAGGATGCAGTTCAGAAGCTTGTGATATTCTTCCAGAGCTGTCCAGAGGCGCATTTTGTACACATATTGGAGCCATTCTTGAAAATTATCACGTATAAAGTCTAAATCCTTTCTCTTCACTTGTCCAATTAAGTATTTAGTTGTTTGCCCTTTAGTGCTTTTATTATTTGCTAAACTTGTTTTGCACTGATGGGTTATAAACAAAGTTGTGCACCAAAATTCCTTTTCTTATTATGAGGTTAATGAATATAGGATAGACAagtattttgcattttttaaggaaagtaaATGGATTACAGGTGAGAAGGATAGATATTTTcctgggggggggggggggggggggaagtCAGAAACTCAGATATGTTAGCTCACAGAAGTACCTAGAGATCTTTGTTATGTGATATTTTACGCAGCCAAATATAATTTTCTATGTTATTCTTCTAATGTTAACATTTTTACTTTCATTGCACTGAGTTTTTATTTAATGTCATATAATAACCATATTGCAGAAAATCTGCCCGGATCAATACTACTTTGGCTGTTAATGGATTAACTCCATTACTCATTGCAAAGCTTGATCATCAAGATGCTATAGCTCGGCTTAATTTACTGAGGCTTATAAAGGtatgcatatattatacttGTTATAAAATATCTGGTCGGTGCTACCACAATACTTCATCCCAAATCCTGTCTTAATTCGATAGATTGAGtagaaaattgttttattttaatgtacATGTGGCTTAGTGTAAAACATGTATGAATGGAACATCCAAGTTTGTGTTTGAATAGGTTTTTGCTCCAAAAGCAACTATACTTACATATCTCTTGAAAATGTTCTGGCAGGCTGTTTATGAGCATCACCCTCAGCCCAAGAAACTGATTGTGGAGAATGATCTACCGGAGAAACTTCAAAACTTGATAGGGGAACGCAGAGATGGTCAAGTGTTGGTCAAACAGATGGCAACTTCATTGCTTAAAGCACTACACATAAACACCGTTTTGTAAATTAGTTTGTAATGGCCATTTTCCTGGATGTATATTTATTTCATTGGGGGAAAAGGTTTTCAATTGTTGTATAGAAGTTTCCCCTTTATCTGGTTTGCTTATTTTACTGCGTTTGGTtgagtgaaaaaaatataacataggGCTAGAAGTTTTTTTTGACTCTTTGGTGGTTATTTAAGTGGGTGGATGATTTCTTATGCTCAATGGCCTTTTTTTTGGCCAGGTATGTGCATTTAATGTATGGATACAGGGTTGAAAAATATAAAGGTACTGCTTTAGGGAACTGTTTATTTTACTCACTtgagtttttttcctttttggttacaaaataaATCATTCACTAGAGTTATTGATAAACTACAGAGTAAATTCATATTGTAATGTCCTGCAAACACAACTCAGGCGGTCGCTGCAAGGACAATattatgcaggggccggggttcgatcCCTAGcttcttcacatttaaaatatgtgCGTCTCAGCCACTAgattatttgaccaaaaaaatatgtatactGTAATATCTTAAGATCTTTTTTAATCGAAAATATCTGGAGAATATACAACATTACCTGCGTCATCTATATTATTGATAACAATGTGATAGGAACTAGTACCTGAATCGGAATTAATTGTTAGAATAGGCGTTTATTGATGATGGAATAAGATAAGATTACACCAAAATAGTATAATAAACTTACagtgaatgagaaaaatgaaaatgcattttaatttcaatagtTTCCCAAGAAATTTGCAAGTCTTGGGTCTCACCCATCCATGAACTCAAAAGAGTTTGGTATTTCAATCAATATCTAGTCCtaaaataaatgtattttttttttttgaagaactcaataaatgtttttaattacgattttttaaggaaacaaacTTAATTCATGTTGTCGTTATAAATAGCTTTTACAATACAAGTAGGCATCAACTCAAACACATGAGGATAATTATAAAGACAGGCAATATGATATAAGATAAACCGGAGATATGTATAACTTCAGAAATTGAACCTTGATCCAATTGCATTGCACGTAGCTCATATCTCAACTGTAGCCACTTTGCATTGGCGTGTGTCTGAAAAAATGCATGAATGTGATCCCAAAGTTTCCACGAGTTCTTGCTTCCAATTCCCATGTTTGGAACGCTAGATTGATGCAATTCAAGTTGCAatcttaaattgaaaataacgcTAAGGAGTTAAATGATTAACAAGGAAATGGTGCAATTTAGATTTGATCACTAGTTCGACTTACTGTCACCAAAGGAGGTAGTTATGAGAATCCAAATTATCATAAATTGCAGAGAAGTTATTGTGATGGTGCAAAGACGATGCAACCAGTGGCGGCGGAATGGTGGTTTCAGCCATCGTCGCAGTGTTGTGCAGCGGATAAGGGATTGAAATTGAGGAATTCATGGGGATTtcctctgataccatgttagaAGTATAACTACGGAGAATGTTGTGAATTTGAGTCAAAACTCACACTAATACTTTGATGTGTGGAGAAAAGTTAGCGGTAACCAAAACCAAAGtgattaaacaaacacaaacgATAAACATAACATAAATGAGAAGAATGAAAAACACGTTAATATTTGTTCACTTAGTTCGGCCTAAATTTGACCTACACCTAGTGCCACTGGTGAAAGACTCCACTTCAACCTTCTAAATGCATATATCCACTATGTCTTTCACCTTCTAACCTCCACCCCACTGATCATGAGTGTTCTCACCTCGTTCTTTCTAGACTGGCCTTGATTATTCTTAGCATCACCTCTTCAAACTGGTGTTGAGTGTTTAATATCTCTTCAAACGAACACCTCTTCTACATGAAGGTCAACTTGCAAGTGTCGTTATTTTTAAGGTGATATAGTTCACCTTATGAGAGGTGAGATCAGGGAAAAGAGGAAAGGACTATTTATTGCATATATCACTAATCATATAAAAGGTGAAATAAGGGAAAAGAGGAAAGAACTATTTTGTGTTACATTGCTCgatatcatttttattatatttgtattttttaaatttgagtgTTAGATTGTAAGTTTATATCATATAGATCATTTATGTAAATCTTTAAATCTTTATACAAatctaaaatcattttatatattgatgagACCCACCAAGATTAACGGTGTTCAATAAAAACGCATAAACCGTTAATCTTGGTGGGTATAATAAGATATCAAATGAATTTAGATTTGCataaaattttacattggatgatatgcatgataTAAACTTACAATCTAGcgtcaaattaaaaaaatataaatataataaaatgatattgaacGGAGTAATATCGATGTAACATTACATTGATGTAATTTGATTCCTCACTCGCacacattccttcaaaaaaaatagacaCACACTTCTATTGGATTGATGCAAGtacttttaaatatttaattgttttgtagCACATAAATGTTCATTTTGTGTATGATGAATGTTGTTACAACTCGCTTTGTTAATTAAGACTTGaactaaaataccaaaatttgACCCAAGAGAAGTTAGATAATACGACACATGTATTTTTTAgcttaatcaatatcttaaattcAAATTCTTAAACATGTGCAGCCACACTAAAAATTTTAGGGAGATTTTGCCATCCATTTAAGGCCTTTATGTTGTTTATTGtatgtatataattatatattacgTGTGTATTGTTTTCTGTCAATAAGATTAAGACAACTTCAAAGTACAGTTTCCAATCCTCGAAGCAAAATAGGTACTCTTTTCAATTAACATTTCTATATCATCAACGAAACtagtatttatattatttttgtaaaattgatgataaaaatggttaaatatattttttatctttataaatattcaaacttctcgttttagtccttctaaaatgTTATTTCGACTTTTAATCCTTCAAAATTTTTACGTCTACATTTTTAGTCTTT harbors:
- the LOC25492839 gene encoding MAP3K epsilon protein kinase 1; the encoded protein is MSRQSTGSAFTQSKTLDNKYMLGDEIGKGAYARVYKGLDLENGDFVAIKQVSLENIAQEDLNIIMQEIDLLKNLNHKNIVKYLGSLKTKSHLHIVLEYVENGSLANIIKPNKFGPFPESLVAVYIAQVLEGLVYLHEQGVIHRDIKGANILTTKEGLVKLADFGVATKLTEADVNTHSVVGTPYWMAPEVIEMSGVCAASDIWSVGCTVVELLTCVPPYYDLQPMPALFRIVQDDNPPIPDSLSPDITDFLHQCFKKDARQRPDAKTLLSHPWIQNCRRVLQSSLRHSGTLRNIEEGASTNGKASDGDHKLAGENSSVQKEGTAAAESCRSQDGNASDSNFPNERTEKADDVPSDEVLTLAIHEKSVQQIGSSKPSSDGEMGSSEPTGNHEISNTEGVINGEVGSPQSRGMTNKVGGKSFGFGPRGLDKGPAKAMKMLHPAEGNGLSKFSDPPGDAYLDDLFPLDKRHGEVVGEASTSTSTSHMAKGNASMIDGGEKDLAKELRATIARKQWEKESEIGQANNGGNLLHRVMIGVLKDDVIDIDGLVFDEKLPGENLFPLQAVEFSKLVGSLKPEESEDVIVSACQKLIGIFQQRSEQKIVFVTQHGLLPLTDLLDVPKTRVICSVLQLINQIIRDNTDFQENACLVGLIPAVMSFAVPDRPREIRMEAAYFFQQLCQSSSLTLQMFIACRGIPVLVGFLETDYAKYREMVHLAIDGMWQVFKLQQSTPRNDFCRIAAKNGILLRLINTLYSLNESTRLASMSAGSGFLVDGSTQRPRSGILDPTHPFFGQNEALLSSADQQDLTKLRHGALDHHLESSHRRSDSNYQMDVDRPQSSNAAAEAVPLEMSLNLASRESSAGTLKERENADRWKSDPSRADVELRQRLSISGNRKSTDRSSKLTETSSNGLSATGATQQEQVRPLLSLLEKEPRSGRFSGQLEYVRQFSALERHESVLPLLHASEKKTNGELDFLMAEFADVSQRGRENGNLDSSARVSQRVAPKKLGTFGSSEGAASTSGIVSQTASGVLSGSGVLNARPGSATSSGLLSHMVSSLNAEVAKEYLEKVADLLLEFAQADTTVKSYMCSQSLLSRLFQMFNRVEPPILLKILRCINHLSTDPNCLENLQRAEAIKYLIPNLELKEGSLVSEIHHEVLNALFNLCKINKRRQEQAAENGIIPHLMQFITSNSPLKQYALPLLCDMAHASRNSREQLRAHGGLDIYLNLLEDEFWSVTALDSIAVCLAHDNDNRKVEQALLKKDAVQKLVIFFQSCPEAHFVHILEPFLKIITKSARINTTLAVNGLTPLLIAKLDHQDAIARLNLLRLIKAVYEHHPQPKKLIVENDLPEKLQNLIGERRDGQVLVKQMATSLLKALHINTVL